The DNA window TAGTAACTGttccaaggagagaaaagagaatgcagTTAAAAGCCACAACAAGTTGATCGTggcaaaaaccacaatgaggtccCAGCATGTGGcaggtggagttcccttggtgaCCTCTGTCCGAGTGGAGCACAGCTCACCCATAGTTTATcgtccaggaggcctggggagccAAAGAGCCCAGCTGCCCCTCAGAGCAAGGACTCCTCCCGGCCTGGGCTGATGTCCTCAGGACTTGGCGCCGTTAAGCAACAAGATTTAAAGACAACAAAGCAGGTAGAATCAGTAGGCCTGGGCTTTCTGTCTCTGCTACTTAACTGGTTGCAGGGCCCAAGCGAGTCCCAGCATTCTGACCCActtcctcacctgtgaaaggGGAATATAACCCAGACCTCTCGAGAGTGGTATGAACACCAAGGGGCTGTGACAGGATCTGTGAgctccaagacatggaaggactGCTTCCTGCTGTTAACACCACCACTGCTGCCAACGACACACGAGTAATGCTGCCACAGCAGACACAGGGCTCCCTGAACTCTGCTCACCCTGGGCCCAGAACACAGGGCTCCCTCactgccttgggtgaggccctctACCTGCTTCTCCAGTGTCTCCACCCAGGAGGCCAAAGGACCAGCACATCACCCAATCGGCTAACTAAACACCCACAAAACACAGGTGCCTGGAAGGCCCAGGACAATGGCAAGTTTGATCAGGAGGCAAGGCCTGGTCCTGCCAAAACCCtgcagcagggcctggggaggaTCTGTCTCTGCAGCTGGTTCCATCCTtgtgaaatgaatctgaaaacAGTCAACTTCCCAGGCAGCCTCAGGAAGCAGAGGATGGGCACggtaaaaagaagcaaaagccaAAGACTTGAGGCTGAGGAGGCAAAGCAGGGGATGGTGAGCCCAGGGGTACCTGGTCGGTGACGTCATACACCACGATGATGCCATGAGCCCCCCGGTAGTAGCTGGAAGTGATGGTCCGGAACCGCTCCTGGCCAGCTGTGTCCCACTACGAGACAGtcggggggaggggcaggtgagcCCCGGGCTCCGGGCCCAGAGCCCCTCCCCTCGCGAGGATGATGCCTCTGCACCAGGGACTCGGGGAGGAGCAGCACTCACGATCTGAAGTTTGATGGTTTTGCCATCCAGCTCAATGGTTCGGATCTTGAAGTCCACCCCGATGGTGCTGATGTAGCTCTCTGTGTACGTGTCATCCTAGAAGATCCAGGGCCAGGGAGATGGCCTGAGCGAGCAGGTCTGAGGCCCATTAGGAGAAACCCCCCTCCAGTTCCCTGCCCCAGGTGAGCTCctaactgctgagccccagtCCTCAGCACCCCACCTTGCCAGCCCTGTGCCCTTGTTCAGTCAGAGACATTGCTGGCAGGTCCTGCAACTTCATCCTTGGTCTCCCGGGTCTTGCATAACTCTGCTCGGCGTTGCCCCCTCTCCCTCCGGCCACCAGCCAGGACCCCAGATGGCTGGAATGGGAAGCTTCTTACTCACAGCAAACCGCAGGAGCAGACATGACTTGCCCACGCCCGAGTCACCAATCAAAAGCAGCTTAAACAGGTAGTCACTGGAGAGAAAGGATGGGAAGGGTGAAGGAAGGCAGGGAGCCCACCTGCCATCATCCTGCAGTGACAACTACACGGCCTTCTCCCACACTGCCAAGTGGGCCTCGGACTGCAGTACTAAGGCCACACGAGATCCTCCCACAAGTCCTGGGATGGGGAGGGCTGACCACTCGCCATAACTCCGCTGGCCCAAAGGGGTGAACCTGAATTCCCACTTTATAGAGAAGGAAACCGGGGCACAGAGAGAAACACGACTTACAAAGGATCACAATCAGTTAGGTGACCGAGCTGGGCATCCTGCCCTGATTCCTGATAGACTCCACTAGTTTGGGGTCCAGCCAGAGCTATTTAGGGAAACTCTCCTATGCTGCCCTGTGCCACACCTGGCTTGGCAGGGAAGGCCCCAGAAGCGGAAGCCAGGACCTAGCCTAGAACTTGGTTAGTGACTATGTCAAGAGCCTGGTATGCAGCCCTTAAGAAGTGATGGTCAACAAGTGGCAATGATAACAGTACTGAGGTCCTGCTCGTGCCCGGCCCTGTGCTAGGTATTTcacattcatcatctcatttgAGCCTCACAATAGTCCAATGAAGTGAGAGTTCTTATTCCCAACTAATGAGGAAACCAGAGGCCGGAGATGAAGAGCGACTTGCCCTAAGTTACACAGTTGTTAACTTGCACACTAGAAACCAGGTTTCGACGCCAAAGTCTCTGTAAAAGCCTGCTGGTGCCCTTCTCTGTTCCCCCTTGATAATCCAGCTCAGAGCTTCTTCACCCGTCCCCAAGGAGATCCGAGGCCTGGATccgaaggagaaaaaggaagtggCAGAAGAGGAAGGTAACTGACACTTGGGGAAAACTGTCAATGACAGACAAGTCGAGGCAGAGATGTGGGCCACCTACCCGTAGGGGGAGTGACCAAGAAGTGAGGAGAGTTTGAGGAACAAAGAATCCCACTGGAAGGGAGGAAGCAAATGCCACATTCATCTAAACTTCCTCGGCAGTGTGACGGCGGCGCCGGGGGCCTGCGCAAAGGTGAGGGGAGGGCGGGAAGGGACCGGCCGCCGAGAGCGGCAGAGCCATTTGACCCAGGCGAGGGGCAAAGCGGGAGCTCCGCAGGGCAGGACCTGCGGGAGAACTACCAGAGGGCTAGCCCCCAGAAACCGGATTCCGGGAGGACGGGACAGCAGGGTCTGCGGCCCGGCCTAAAAGGCCCGAGCCTGGACCGAGACCAGAACTACCCGATGACTGGCTCCAAAACGCCCGGACCATCGTCAGCACCCAGACCACCACTCTCAGGCAGCAGgcgggaaactgaggcctggagagacCCGGGCTGCATGGTCACCTGACCGATTAGGCCTGGAAGTGCCAGTGCCTCAGTCTCCAAGCGGCACCCCTCGGGGTCACAGTCTCCGGACCCGAGTGCAAGAACTCGGGGTGCAAAGCCGGGGTCCGGGGGcccccgggggagggggcaggacccGGATGTGAGGGGGGGAGGTCAGCGGAAGAGGGACCCGGATGTGGGGGCGCCGCGCAGTCCTGACCCGGGCCGGACAACCCCGGTAAGCGTACAGCCCCGTACTCGGGATCGAGGCTGCGCCGCACGGCGCGGGCGGGGCTCACTCACTATTCGGGGTtcatggcggcggcggcggcccgctCGGTCGCTCCCAGTCGGCTCTGCTCCGCCTCCCGTTCCAAGATGGTGGCCGCTCCGCCCCAGAGGCCCCGCCCGCGACGCGCAGGCGCAAATCTTCCCGTCTGGGGCCTCGCCGCGTTGCTTCTCGGAACTTGTAGTCTCCTTACAGTGTCCAACTCACCCTCCCTGCGCAGGCGTAAACAGGGGAGCCCGAGCCTCGGAGCCCACACCCCACCATCGCCGCGCAATGCCTTCTGGAGCTTGTAGTTCGCTCTTAGAAGTACCTGGGCTTGAAGACCGCGCTCAGGCGGCTGACCACGACCCGGTGTTGGATGCTCCGTTAGGTGCTGGGGTCGACACGTTTCACGTCTGTCTGACAGAGGCATTCATCCTTACGCTCTCTGCTCCCGAAGCTGGGAGCATTAGTAAAAGTTCATTTATCCGAGGTTCTTCGTGCGTTGGCGCTCCTAACTCCCAGCAGCAACCCCAGGAAGAAGGTGccgcccattttatagatgaaaaaaatcgaGTCCCGGTAACTCGCTCAAGGTTCAAGAGCTTAATAAAAACTAAAGCTCAGTCAAGGCCCGCGGTCTCAGGACAGAGCCAGACGTGAGCGAAACACACCCACACCCCTCCCTTCCTCGCAGCCTCTCCGTTTGAACCCCCAACCTAGAGACGTCAGCGAGACACACACGCTCTCACACTCACTCCCTCGCAGCCTCTCCTGAACCCCAGCCTAGAGACGTAGATACGCTAGGACCCCTCGGCCTCCGCTCCAAAACAAGCCCGGCTCAGAGTCAAACCGTCTTTATTTCTACAGCAACATTTGAAAATAGAGAGCGACCGCCTCACCTCCCAACCTGGGCAGCCCCTCCTGCCACAGGGGGCTATCATTGCCCCTCGCAAGAAGCTGCAGGCGTGGGAGGAGGCGTGGCAGGATGGCTCTGCGGGCGGGGCCCGGGGCCGGGCCTGGGCGGGCCGGGCGCGGGGGACGGGGCAGTGCATAGGGCCGGGCTGCAGGGCAGAGCCCGGCGCTGAGAGGACGGGCAAGGGGCGGGCTCCCGGCCCTGGGGTTAGGGGCGTTGGCGGGGCGGGACGCGCCCTTCGGAGGCAGGGAGGAACGCGAGACGGCCCAGGGAACCCTTTTGCGGAGGCACCGCCCCTGAGATGTGGAGCCTGGGAGATACCACCGCGCGGAATGGGGATGATTAAGGCCTGGGCGGTACCACTAgagaagggtggggaggggaggccaggtaGTACCGAGGACTGAGGGGAGTGGTGCGGCCAATAACTTATTTCTCTATATACAGAAGCAACGGCCGGGGGAGGACAGGGACGCTGAAGGGAGGCCAGGTGCTTAGTGTTCTTGGCTGCGGGTGGGCAGGGGAGACCCCGGCCAGCCCCTCCCGCGGACCCTGAACCTCGGGGGGAAGGGCCCTGCTGGAAGGAATAAATAAGGGGAAGAGTTGGAGGGGCGGGCCCAGCCTCCAGGGCTCCGGCTGAGATGACAAGGGGGGAGATTACCCTGAGATTGAACAGAAAAGACAGGGGTCCTTGGGAGAGACAGGAGGGGCAAGCAGCAGGCCCATgcgcagggctggggtggggacagtgCTGGGTGGAGGCTCTGGCGGCCGGCTGCCCCTTCAGGATTAGCCCACGAGGGAGCTTCGTCGGGAAAGGTCCATGGAGCTGGAGCTGAGGGTGCGGCTATCGGAGAGGCCTGTGCCTCCgggctgtgggcagaggggcaggggggGCTCAGGCTCAGGCTGCTCCAGGGTGGTGCTTCCCTGGCCCCAAGGGCCTGACTAGCCTGCGTCCCTGGGGCTCTGACACTTCCACCCACCTCCACAGTTACTGTGTTGGCACTGGGTGCTGGCAGGCAGGAGCTGGGTTTCCCTCCCTGGTCTCCCCAGCCCAAAGCCAGGCTCAGGATGGGGGCAGGAGGTGCTGCTGAATGAGCAGGCGCGCTCCAGGAGAAGTTGGGCAGGTACCCAGGATATGCAGGCCTTgggccctggggcctgggcctCAGCTGCCCAGTGCAGCCGCCACCCCCCCATACCTGGACTGGCTCCTCCACACTCTTGTTGAGGAAGTTGAGGGAACTGGCCCGCTTCATCCTGAGGGGAAAGGATGGTCaggcgcgggggggggggctgggggaggacggGGAGGGGTCatttggggctggggagggagcagatCTGCTGGGTGGTGGCACTTGCGAGAGAAGAGTTCACCCTGGGTCCGGAGCCAGCTGGGGCTATTGAGTGGGTTCTGGAGAGGCTCACCGCATGGGTGGGGGGGCTCACCTGGGGTTTGGGGGCTCCTGGGGGCCACCACCCTGGAGCTTCTTCACCAGCATCTCGCTGCTGCGCCTCAGGGCATCTCGGAGCTTCCCGAAGGAGCCGCTGCGCCGCAAGGAGCCACTGCCGTCCTGTGGGGTGGACGGGTTCGTCTGCGCCACGCCAGCTACGCAGCCTCTCGGCCCAGTCCGGCCCCTACACTCACCCCGCTCCACTCGGCTGCCGGCCCGGACTCCTCAAGGTCAGCCTCAGACCGGGCCCCAGCTCCCCCGGCCACGTCTCGGCTGCCACGGCGGTCTCCCCGCCCACCACCGCCGTCTTTCAGCAGTTCCACCACTTTAGTCTGGCTTGCGGGGTCCAGGCCCTGAGGGAGGACAGGGTGTGTCAGGCACTGATTGGAACGCCTATAGGGCCACCAAGGTCCCTGCCCACAGCCCTCGTGCCTGTCGCCCCACCTGCTTGCGGCTGCGGCTGGCACAGTCCTCCAGTGTGTGTGCGGCTTCTAGCTTGCCCTGGCGCCGGTACAGCGCCCCCAAGCTGCGCAGGGTGGTGTTGACCGTGGGGCTGTGGACAGGAGAGCAGGACCATCTCAGACTCCACGCTTCCCGGGAACCAGGGTCCATCCTAACACCCAGCCCACACTGGGCCCCGCAGGACCATCCCGCCACCCCAGACCTGGCCCCTCCTGTGTGTTGGGCCCTGCGCTAGGGCCGCCTGGAGCCCCCTGTCTTGGGGAATCGCCTCAGGGCCCTAAGTGGGATGCTTCCACCAGACCTAAAAGCTGCAAGACCCACGAGTAAGGGAATCAGACTGTCCCAGCACAGCCGTCTTAGGCCAGGTGGCCTGTGAGCTGGGCCTTGAAAAGCGAGCTGACAGAGGAGGTGTGTGTTCTGGGGCTGAGtaggggtggagggtggagccTGGCCTCAGACCCCACCCAGGATGCCGCTTCCTGCCCTCTGCTCGCCCTCTGCTCTTGCCCAGGTCCTCACCTGTCTACTTTGCAGGCCTTGTACCAGCTACCATATTCCCCATAGGGTGTGCTGTCCCGGCGCTTATCCTGGGGGAAAGGTAAGCCGGAGGTGAGAGAAGGGCCCCCCCGacaccccccagcctcccccccacCACGGACAcccgccccagccctgccccgcaCAGCTACCTTGCTCTCCTCCCGCTCCTCTGCGTGCATCCAGATGGGCTTGTTGTCCCCTGAGGGGAGAAAGGGGGGCTGTCACCAGTCTCCCTGGTTGGGCTGGACACAGGACTAGGGTCTGGAGGAGGTCAGGGGTCCCCAAGAAGGACCAGGGTTTGGCTtcgttgaatgaatgagtggacaaGAAACAGGCCCGAACCGTTACTGAGCCTCCTCCGGAACCCGCAGGCCTGTGCCTCAGGGGCCTGCGACAGCCCAGGACAGTGCCTGCGACAGCCGGGGACAGTGCCTGAACGATGGGCCGGGCTGAGGGGTCCTGGAGTAGGAAGTGACTGACCATCAGGGGCTAGAAGGTGGATTCCTGGAGTGGGAGACATTTGGGCTGGGCCCTCACGGTGAGCGTGAGGTGCCCAGTGGAGAAAGGGGAAGCCAGGCTCTGGGCCAGGGGCACAGGGAGGCGAAGGGTGGGTCTCGCACGGGTACAGCTTCCTAGGGGGCTGTGGGAGTTGGGTGTGTGTGCTCCCGTGTGCCCACACGTGCCTCTGGACCAGCCAGACCCCAGGCGCGAGGCCTGCCCGGCTGCAGTGTTTGCCCTGGATGCTGACGGCTGAGGGGGCCTGTGCCAGGACAGCCGTGCTCACCGTTGACAGAGCCAAACTCCTTCTCGTGGGCACGGGTGAGGATCTCCTTGTACAGGGTCTCCGCGTCCTGGTACTTGCCCTGCTTCAGGTAGCAGGAGGCCTGAAGGGGCAGAGCCCGGAGGGTGAGGCGGAGGGTGAGCCTTTTCCGCGCCGCCCTCCCCGCTCCCCGTCCCTCCAGCCCCGCCGCAGCCCAGGACACCACCAGGTTGTTCTTGGTCTTGGCCACGTTGGGGTCGTCAGGCCCAAGGCGCGTGGCGTAGATCTCCAGCGCCCGCCGGTAGTAGTACTCCACCTCCTCAGCTTTGCCCTGGTTCTGGCACAGCAGGGCCAGGTTGCTCAGCTGCTTGGCCACGTCTGGATGAAACTTGCCCAGaacctggggcaggggcaggagcaggagcCAGGGGCTGGGCTCAGGGCCGGCCGAAGGGCCCCACCTGCCCAGCCACCGGCCTGCCCGGCCCGGCCTGCTCCCACCTTCTCCCGGATCTCCAGGGCTCGCTTGCATAGCGGCTCGGCCTCCTTGTACTTGCCCCGCTTGCCGTACAGGACCGCCAGGTTGTTTAGTGTCGCGGCCACCTAGGTGGTGAGAGAATGGAGGCTCTGTGACCCAGGACCCTGCTGGGAGCTGCAGAGGGCAGGGGAAccacctctccccccaccccccgcccccgccctcacGCACAGCTGGGTGGTCCTTGCCCAGTGTCTTTTCACGGATGGCCAGGGCATCATTGAGCAGGTGGGCAGCCTCCTTGTACTTGTTCTGGTccctgggggtggtgggagcaTGATGAGGCTTCTCCTCCAGCCAAAGGCCCTTCTCCTAGTGGCCCCGGATCCCTGTGGTCACTCCCCTGGATTTACTCATGAGTGAGCATGGCGAGGCATGACCAGAGCCTGGGCAGGCGtggccagcccctgccctccagctCAGGGGTCTCTGCATGGGAAGGGCACGCAGTCCTGGGGTAAGAGCCAGACTCCCCCAGATCCCTTCCTCATGCCCTTGTGCCCCAGGGCTTCTGCTCATGCTGCTTTCTGCCAACGAAACCTCCAACCCTCTTGTGTTCTGGGCAGGCTCAGCCTCCATCAATGACCCTCCTCA is part of the Sus scrofa isolate TJ Tabasco breed Duroc chromosome 2, Sscrofa11.1, whole genome shotgun sequence genome and encodes:
- the KLC2 gene encoding kinesin light chain 2 isoform X2 gives rise to the protein MATMVLPREEKLSQDEIVLGTKAVIQGLETLRGEHRALLAPLVAHEAGEAEPGSQERCVLLRRSLEAIELGLGEAQVILALSSHLGAVESEKQKLRAQVRRLVQENQWLREELAGTQQKLQRSEQAVAQLEEEKQHLLFMSQIRKLDEDTSPNEEKGDIPKDSLDDLFPNEEEQNPAPSPGGGDAAAQHGGYEIPARLRTLHNLVIQYASQGRYEVAVPLCKQALEDLEKTSGHDHPDVATMLNILALVYRDQNKYKEAAHLLNDALAIREKTLGKDHPAVAATLNNLAVLYGKRGKYKEAEPLCKRALEIREKVLGKFHPDVAKQLSNLALLCQNQGKAEEVEYYYRRALEIYATRLGPDDPNVAKTKNNLASCYLKQGKYQDAETLYKEILTRAHEKEFGSVNGDNKPIWMHAEEREESKDKRRDSTPYGEYGSWYKACKVDSPTVNTTLRSLGALYRRQGKLEAAHTLEDCASRSRKQGLDPASQTKVVELLKDGGGGRGDRRGSRDVAGGAGARSEADLEESGPAAEWSGDGSGSLRRSGSFGKLRDALRRSSEMLVKKLQGGGPQEPPNPRMKRASSLNFLNKSVEEPVQPGGTGLSDSRTLSSSSMDLSRRSSLVG
- the KLC2 gene encoding kinesin light chain 2 isoform X1, with amino-acid sequence MATMVLPREEKLSQDEIVLGTKAVIQGLETLRGEHRALLAPLVAHEAGEAEPGSQERCVLLRRSLEAIELGLGEAQVILALSSHLGAVESEKQKLRAQVRRLVQENQWLREELAGTQQKLQRSEQAVAQLEEEKQHLLFMSQIRKLDEDTSPNEEKGDIPKDSLDDLFPNEEEQNPAPSPGGGDAAAQHGGYEIPARLRTLHNLVIQYASQGRYEVAVPLCKQALEDLEKTSGHDHPDVATMLNILALVYRDQNKYKEAAHLLNDALAIREKTLGKDHPAVAATLNNLAVLYGKRGKYKEAEPLCKRALEIREKVLGKFHPDVAKQLSNLALLCQNQGKAEEVEYYYRRALEIYATRLGPDDPNVAKTKNNLVVSWAAAGLEGRGAGRAARKRLTLRLTLRALPLQASCYLKQGKYQDAETLYKEILTRAHEKEFGSVNGDNKPIWMHAEEREESKDKRRDSTPYGEYGSWYKACKVDSPTVNTTLRSLGALYRRQGKLEAAHTLEDCASRSRKQGLDPASQTKVVELLKDGGGGRGDRRGSRDVAGGAGARSEADLEESGPAAEWSGDGSGSLRRSGSFGKLRDALRRSSEMLVKKLQGGGPQEPPNPRMKRASSLNFLNKSVEEPVQPGGTGLSDSRTLSSSSMDLSRRSSLVG